In one Paracholeplasma manati genomic region, the following are encoded:
- a CDS encoding aldehyde dehydrogenase, translating into MDFTMLVSQQKTYYHTGVTKTYEHRIKALKSLKEAIINFEPKIYEALYADLGKSKEEAFLTEIGLVLSEITEAIKHLKHWMKPKRVKTPLVLFKAKSMLYRDPLGTVLILSPWNYPFQLAINPLVGALAAGNTAIVKPSSSSEQTAKVIDEMLKSVFEPQFVTTVLGSATLAEQLLHEKVDHIFFTGSIPVGKKVMQIASENLTPITLELGGKSPCIIDLETDIEMTAKRIAFGKLINAGQTCIAPDYVLIRPELKADFIQYYQKAVKSFYGDDPLAAAHYPKIISQRHVERLMGLTQNEQIVLGGKTDGIKIAPTILDNITFDSKVMQEEIFGPILPLIDYQNIDDVIDTLRTKDKPLAFYLFTNNKAFQDKVIGALSFGGGTVNDTLMHFASHYLGFGGVGHSGMGNYHGIRSFNTFTHEKSVLIRSIRVDLPMRYHPISKMSDKIVRRILK; encoded by the coding sequence ATGGACTTTACAATGTTGGTTTCTCAACAAAAAACATATTATCATACAGGTGTTACAAAAACATATGAGCATCGCATTAAGGCATTAAAATCGCTTAAAGAAGCGATTATCAACTTCGAACCGAAAATCTATGAAGCACTCTATGCAGACCTTGGTAAATCCAAGGAAGAAGCTTTTTTAACAGAGATTGGCTTGGTTTTAAGTGAGATTACAGAGGCAATTAAACACCTCAAACATTGGATGAAGCCAAAAAGGGTGAAAACCCCCTTGGTACTATTCAAAGCCAAAAGCATGCTATATCGAGATCCACTCGGGACGGTTTTGATTTTATCCCCTTGGAATTATCCATTTCAACTAGCCATCAATCCATTGGTGGGTGCATTAGCTGCTGGGAACACGGCGATTGTCAAACCATCGTCATCTTCAGAACAAACCGCTAAAGTTATCGATGAAATGCTTAAGAGCGTATTTGAACCTCAGTTTGTGACAACGGTCTTAGGTAGTGCAACCTTGGCAGAACAATTATTACACGAAAAAGTGGACCATATTTTCTTCACTGGTAGCATTCCAGTGGGTAAGAAGGTCATGCAAATAGCATCTGAAAATCTAACACCAATCACATTAGAATTGGGTGGCAAAAGCCCATGCATCATCGATTTAGAAACCGATATCGAAATGACAGCTAAACGCATCGCCTTTGGTAAACTCATCAATGCGGGGCAAACCTGTATCGCACCCGATTATGTTTTGATTAGACCGGAATTAAAAGCGGATTTCATCCAGTACTACCAAAAAGCAGTGAAATCCTTTTATGGAGATGACCCTTTAGCCGCTGCACATTATCCAAAAATCATCAGTCAAAGACATGTAGAGCGCTTGATGGGACTCACCCAAAATGAACAGATTGTCTTAGGTGGCAAAACCGATGGCATCAAAATAGCACCAACGATTTTAGACAACATCACATTCGATTCCAAAGTCATGCAAGAAGAAATTTTCGGACCGATATTGCCTCTGATTGATTATCAAAACATCGATGATGTCATTGATACCCTAAGAACCAAAGATAAGCCTTTAGCATTCTACTTATTCACCAACAACAAAGCATTCCAAGACAAAGTCATTGGTGCCTTAAGCTTTGGTGGTGGTACAGTGAACGATACCTTGATGCATTTTGCTAGTCACTATTTAGGCTTCGGTGGGGTCGGTCACAGTGGTATGGGTAACTACCATGGTATCCGTAGTTTCAATACATTCACACATGAAAAATCAGTCTTGATTCGATCGATACGTGTGGACCTACCAATGCGATACCATCCGATTTCAAAGATGTCTGATAAAATCGTAAGACGCATATTAAAATAA
- a CDS encoding NAD(P)/FAD-dependent oxidoreductase — translation MKKIIVVGGGASGLVAAIIAKRHGADVTIIERNARLGKKILATGNGRCNFTNVDALPIHYNNPAFVKSVFDSFSPSETLLFFKSLGITPKIEDLGKTYPLSEQASSITDVLIYEIKRLGIEVIYEKVILSAHKETQGFVLYDQQGETYHCDRLIVATGGLALPQSGSDGTGYQIAKDLGHEITPLFPALVKLKLDSPYLKVLDGVKFPGFVSLIHQNQIIQTEFGDILFTKYGISGPTILQLSRKANALLQDHQTIYVDVKLVSELNPTDIEERLMDLKNLPVELALLGLINRKLVSVVLKEARLMADVTIEQLNPMQIKRLAQLLTSMKFKVTGSKGYEEAQVTAGGVNVNDIQPKTLESKKSKGLYFAGEIIDIDGLCGGYNLQWAWSSGYVAGLHATQ, via the coding sequence ATGAAAAAAATCATCGTCGTCGGTGGTGGTGCCAGTGGACTGGTAGCTGCCATCATTGCGAAACGTCATGGTGCAGATGTCACCATCATAGAACGAAATGCAAGACTAGGTAAGAAAATTCTCGCAACCGGCAATGGTCGTTGTAATTTCACCAATGTCGATGCGCTACCAATTCACTATAATAATCCAGCCTTTGTTAAAAGTGTTTTCGACTCGTTTAGCCCCAGCGAAACACTCTTGTTTTTCAAGTCTTTAGGTATTACACCAAAGATTGAAGACTTAGGAAAAACCTATCCATTATCTGAACAAGCATCCAGCATCACCGATGTACTGATCTATGAAATCAAACGCTTGGGTATTGAAGTGATTTATGAAAAAGTCATTTTATCAGCCCACAAAGAAACCCAAGGCTTCGTCTTATATGACCAACAAGGCGAGACTTATCATTGTGACCGATTGATTGTGGCTACGGGTGGACTTGCACTCCCGCAATCCGGCAGTGATGGGACAGGTTATCAAATCGCGAAGGATTTGGGTCATGAAATTACACCACTCTTCCCAGCTTTGGTGAAACTAAAACTAGACTCACCGTATCTTAAAGTTTTGGATGGGGTTAAATTTCCAGGCTTTGTATCCTTAATACATCAAAATCAAATCATTCAAACCGAGTTTGGCGACATACTATTTACCAAATACGGCATCAGTGGACCAACCATATTACAATTATCCAGAAAAGCGAATGCACTTTTACAAGACCATCAAACCATCTATGTGGATGTGAAATTGGTCTCTGAACTTAATCCAACCGATATCGAAGAGCGTTTGATGGATTTAAAGAATCTGCCGGTTGAATTGGCATTACTTGGATTAATCAATCGAAAACTGGTGTCTGTCGTTTTAAAAGAAGCGCGTTTAATGGCAGATGTCACCATCGAACAACTCAATCCAATGCAGATCAAACGATTGGCACAATTGCTCACATCGATGAAGTTTAAAGTCACCGGATCGAAAGGCTATGAAGAAGCCCAAGTGACCGCAGGTGGTGTCAATGTGAACGATATCCAACCAAAAACGTTAGAATCTAAAAAATCAAAAGGCTTATACTTTGCTGGCGAAATCATCGATATCGATGGTCTATGCGGCGGATACAATCTTCAATGGGCTTGGAGCTCAGGTTATGTTGCAGGCCTTCATGCAACCCAATAG
- a CDS encoding DUF2085 domain-containing protein produces the protein MANTHLKKSKAIYFIFITVLFFPTFILSFQSDGDIFDVNFFQTTAYFLSSYVLLLTVLGSLFKKPYVTIFFGCHDHCERRFHKLHNVLPICGRCTGIYFGFFIAIPLSYLNMPFYWFIPLGIPLVIDGFIQIKGIPSTMNRRLITGILFGPAMVSLFGLYNALIVYLVERTFIIYD, from the coding sequence ATGGCTAACACTCATTTAAAGAAATCTAAAGCCATCTATTTCATATTCATCACTGTTCTATTCTTTCCAACATTTATATTATCATTCCAATCTGATGGGGATATTTTTGATGTCAATTTTTTCCAAACCACAGCGTATTTTCTATCGAGTTACGTCTTATTGTTAACTGTTCTGGGTTCTTTATTCAAGAAACCCTACGTGACCATCTTTTTCGGGTGTCATGATCACTGTGAAAGACGATTCCATAAACTACACAACGTATTGCCCATCTGCGGCAGGTGTACTGGTATCTATTTTGGGTTTTTCATAGCCATCCCATTATCTTATTTGAATATGCCATTCTATTGGTTTATACCATTGGGTATACCACTGGTCATTGATGGTTTCATTCAAATCAAAGGGATTCCAAGCACCATGAATAGACGTTTGATCACAGGTATTCTATTTGGTCCTGCCATGGTTTCATTGTTTGGATTATATAACGCCTTGATTGTGTATCTAGTAGAAAGAACATTCATCATTTACGACTAA
- a CDS encoding NAD(P)/FAD-dependent oxidoreductase, which produces MIRITEIKIELKDAITLELEKAAILNYIYDKYRIKKNDVQSFSIFKKAIDARKKDHVIFVYSIDIELPYEKNLVDKKYPNLMISPDSAYHEVEMGDKTLKHRPVIIGFGPSGIFSALLLARRGYRPIVLERGLDVDERTKLWDHFKTTGEFHEDATILFGEGGAGTFSDGKLTTLVNDLRSRYVLEALVKHGADPAILYINKPHVGTDILKGIIRSIRQEITLLGGEVRFHSKVTKLEFNEGVLSAVIVNNNNRIETDVCLMGIGHSARDTFTLLYEQGIHITQKAFSVGVRIEHPQVLINESQYGKFHTMPNLGAADYKLSYKSNNGRGAYTFCMCPGGYVMCSASEPNGVVTNGMSESRRDGQNANAALLVNVMPEDFNSDHPLAGMYFQREFEQKAFQLAGGSYKAPLQLVSDFLNNRTTQKVGSVKPTYEPGYTFVNFKQFFPEYIHQTIHEALLDFDRKIKGFAMDDAVLTGVESRSSSPIRINRDDTGQSNIQGLYPMGEGAGYAGGIMSSAIDGIRQAEMIIKTYQKSH; this is translated from the coding sequence ATGATTCGAATTACAGAAATTAAAATTGAATTGAAGGATGCAATAACATTAGAATTAGAAAAAGCAGCTATCCTGAATTATATCTATGATAAGTATCGCATCAAAAAGAACGATGTTCAGTCTTTTTCCATCTTTAAAAAAGCCATTGATGCGAGAAAGAAAGACCATGTAATCTTTGTGTATTCTATCGATATCGAATTGCCATACGAGAAAAACTTGGTCGATAAAAAATACCCTAATCTCATGATTTCTCCAGACAGTGCATATCATGAAGTAGAAATGGGTGATAAAACACTCAAACATCGACCAGTCATCATTGGATTTGGACCATCAGGTATATTCAGTGCATTGTTACTCGCGAGAAGAGGCTACAGACCCATTGTATTAGAGCGTGGGTTAGATGTCGATGAACGTACCAAACTTTGGGACCATTTTAAAACCACTGGTGAATTCCATGAAGACGCAACCATCTTATTTGGTGAAGGTGGTGCAGGTACATTTTCAGATGGTAAACTCACCACACTCGTGAACGATTTAAGAAGTCGCTATGTTTTGGAAGCCTTGGTTAAGCATGGGGCAGACCCCGCGATTTTATACATCAACAAACCACATGTGGGTACCGATATATTGAAAGGCATCATCCGCTCGATTAGACAAGAAATCACGCTACTTGGTGGTGAAGTTAGATTCCATTCAAAGGTAACAAAACTAGAGTTTAATGAAGGTGTTTTATCCGCAGTCATCGTCAATAATAACAATCGTATCGAAACAGATGTATGTTTGATGGGCATTGGACACAGTGCTCGTGATACATTCACACTGTTGTATGAACAAGGCATTCATATTACCCAAAAAGCTTTCTCTGTAGGCGTTCGTATTGAACACCCTCAAGTCCTCATCAACGAATCACAATATGGTAAATTTCATACCATGCCCAACTTAGGGGCTGCGGATTATAAACTCAGTTATAAGAGTAACAATGGCCGTGGTGCGTATACGTTTTGTATGTGTCCTGGTGGGTATGTGATGTGTTCAGCTTCTGAACCCAATGGGGTCGTAACCAACGGGATGAGCGAATCGAGACGTGACGGACAAAATGCGAACGCGGCTTTATTGGTCAATGTAATGCCGGAGGATTTCAACTCGGATCATCCACTCGCGGGTATGTATTTTCAAAGAGAATTTGAACAAAAAGCATTCCAACTGGCCGGTGGGTCATATAAAGCCCCTTTACAACTTGTAAGTGACTTTTTGAATAATAGAACCACTCAAAAAGTCGGCTCTGTTAAACCAACTTATGAACCTGGTTATACCTTTGTTAACTTTAAACAATTCTTCCCGGAATATATCCATCAAACCATCCATGAAGCCTTATTAGATTTCGATCGAAAGATTAAAGGTTTCGCGATGGATGACGCTGTCTTGACTGGGGTTGAATCGCGAAGTTCTTCACCAATTCGCATCAATCGAGACGATACGGGACAATCGAATATTCAAGGGTTATACCCGATGGGTGAAGGTGCTGGTTACGCAGGTGGTATCATGTCCTCCGCCATCGATGGCATCAGACAAGCCGAAATGATCATAAAAACATACCAAAAAAGCCATTAA
- a CDS encoding rhodanese-like domain-containing protein codes for MSFFQVHFKGKYANDLSPKAYAQKVEDGEYIVLIDVRSAYEFHQKRIPNAVHYPIEELIKNVENDYPDKYQTYVLYCNEGILSYQALEHMAKLNYTSVYDLGGIQTWPYETESDL; via the coding sequence ATGTCCTTTTTCCAAGTTCATTTTAAAGGCAAATACGCCAATGATTTATCGCCAAAAGCCTACGCTCAAAAAGTTGAAGACGGGGAATACATCGTTTTAATCGACGTGCGAAGCGCTTATGAATTTCATCAAAAAAGAATCCCTAACGCGGTCCATTATCCAATCGAAGAATTGATTAAAAATGTGGAGAATGATTACCCGGATAAATACCAAACTTATGTACTCTACTGTAATGAAGGCATTTTGTCGTATCAAGCATTAGAACATATGGCGAAATTAAATTATACTTCGGTGTATGATTTAGGTGGTATTCAAACTTGGCCATATGAAACAGAATCTGACTTATAA
- a CDS encoding RNA-guided endonuclease InsQ/TnpB family protein — MPYKALKTRLYLNPNQHQFLLSLMRASRSLYNQALYNVRQHFIKTNGYLSYNDNYQLLKDSEHYRYLSTTQGQMVIRKVDEAMKGFFGSLKSKVKQTIRLPRYLKKDTYYPLYDRMVYKPDDKVYTLPRSNFIKKVSKELEKDSNQIHKHTYELNEVDALSLDIQTPECIQTKPIKEITIKSYYDGKYIEVVYVYLDETPKIETKDYTEIMGIDFGYNNLAFCSVTNNEHLLLDGKRLKSMNQFYHKRIAKLASIRPNQNDLTKQMIRLMDKRNHQMDYGIYKAAKLIIHHAIENKVKQIIIGYNDTFKDERLSDTYNQWTKSIPIARLRDRIIYLAEQLGIETKVINEAYTSKASYLDQEEFVNGDFSGVRIKRGLYKSQKGTLINADQNASLNMIRKGNPDAIWIGNKGVNTPKRTYLFGI; from the coding sequence ATTGATGCGTGCTTCAAGAAGTCTCTATAATCAAGCACTTTATAATGTGAGACAACATTTTATCAAAACCAATGGGTATTTATCCTATAACGATAATTACCAATTACTGAAAGATAGTGAACATTATCGTTATTTAAGTACGACTCAAGGTCAAATGGTCATTCGTAAGGTCGATGAAGCGATGAAAGGATTCTTTGGATCTTTAAAGTCTAAGGTTAAACAAACCATTAGACTACCTAGATATTTAAAGAAGGATACCTACTATCCACTTTATGACCGAATGGTCTATAAACCTGATGATAAAGTCTATACCTTACCTAGAAGTAACTTTATTAAGAAAGTATCGAAAGAACTAGAAAAGGATTCAAATCAGATTCATAAACATACATATGAGTTAAATGAAGTAGACGCTTTATCTCTAGACATCCAAACACCAGAATGTATCCAAACCAAACCAATCAAAGAAATCACCATCAAGTCCTACTATGATGGCAAATACATTGAAGTGGTTTATGTCTATCTAGATGAAACTCCTAAAATAGAAACCAAAGATTATACAGAAATCATGGGGATTGATTTTGGGTATAACAACCTAGCTTTTTGTTCAGTCACGAATAATGAGCACTTATTGTTAGACGGGAAAAGATTAAAGAGTATGAATCAGTTTTATCATAAACGAATCGCGAAACTAGCGAGCATTAGACCCAATCAAAATGACTTAACAAAACAAATGATTCGTCTAATGGATAAACGTAACCATCAAATGGATTATGGAATCTATAAAGCAGCTAAACTCATTATCCATCACGCAATAGAAAACAAAGTAAAACAGATTATCATTGGTTATAACGATACCTTCAAAGATGAAAGACTATCAGATACCTATAATCAATGGACCAAAAGTATACCAATCGCGAGACTTAGAGATCGAATCATCTATCTAGCAGAACAGCTAGGTATTGAAACCAAAGTAATCAATGAAGCGTACACGTCAAAAGCTTCATATCTAGACCAAGAAGAATTCGTGAATGGTGATTTCTCTGGAGTAAGAATCAAAAGAGGTTTATATAAGAGTCAAAAAGGCACTTTGATTAACGCCGACCAAAATGCCTCATTAAATATGATTCGAAAAGGTAATCCCGATGCCATATGGATAGGGAATAAGGGTGTGAACACACCTAAGCGTACATACCTATTTGGTATATAG
- a CDS encoding glycoside hydrolase family 2 protein — translation MREIRHMNDGWYFKPFDLKDIETFDPTQSILVSIPHEGVKLPYHYFDETITQQVFSYHKEFFIESTLEGKIISIRFEGVAHQASVYLNGRFVTKHIGGYTPFEAILNDYVVYGEMNQLFVVVDGIEDPDTPPFGGVVDYLGYVGIYREVALILKDPIHIQDVYIQSERSIFTAEVTLSLEASLQVQLIDPKGQMVYEVTLPKNTKHIIKHQPERVLLWDLDTPNLYTLKTMVETDEVATRFGFRSFEFKPEGFYLNGRLLKLRGLNRHQSYPYVGYAMPKRLQQKDADILKYELGLNIVRSSHYPPSKHFIERCDEIGLLLFEELPGWQHIGQEKFIHNALQSLEEMILRDRNHPSIILWGVRINESPDHHDFYTRSNELARRLDPSRPTGGVRNFAKSEFLEDVYTYNDFSHTGNNAGILPKSKITKAVPYLVTEHNGHMFPTKKFDPESKRVDHALRHMNVLNAALNPNEPVAGAIGWCMSDYNTHKEFGSGDKICYHGVLDMDRLPKLAAYGYQSQHMNTPFMKITSTMQNGEYAGGFLEKVVVFTNVDYIKLYRNDTLIDTYYPDVEHYKYLPHPPIIISDFIGKTLMEKEHMKEKDAEKTKRILRKIQKDGNHLPIWSQLQMLWLLKKYHLSLNDGVRMFFEYTSGWGSKETIYTFEGYVDGISVLKESIESLKSTEYHLEGDDTMVIAETYDVLRLVVRKTNPSGQTLDFAMDGFVVQTEGPIELISPSISNLNAGSRAIYIRSKGLGEAKVLVHFEGITLTKNIQVI, via the coding sequence GTGAGAGAAATTAGACACATGAATGATGGTTGGTATTTTAAACCATTTGATTTAAAAGACATCGAAACCTTTGATCCAACACAATCCATTTTGGTATCCATTCCTCACGAAGGGGTAAAGTTACCTTATCACTATTTTGATGAAACCATCACCCAACAAGTCTTTAGTTATCATAAAGAATTTTTCATTGAATCCACCCTTGAAGGAAAAATCATCTCGATACGTTTTGAAGGGGTTGCTCATCAAGCCAGTGTCTATTTGAATGGTCGCTTTGTTACAAAACATATTGGCGGATATACGCCATTTGAAGCCATTTTAAATGATTATGTTGTTTATGGTGAAATGAATCAACTTTTTGTTGTTGTCGATGGGATTGAAGACCCAGACACACCCCCATTTGGTGGGGTAGTGGATTATTTAGGTTATGTCGGAATATACCGTGAAGTCGCCCTTATCCTGAAAGACCCCATCCATATTCAAGATGTCTACATTCAGTCTGAACGTTCCATTTTTACCGCGGAAGTAACGCTGTCACTCGAAGCAAGCCTACAGGTTCAACTCATCGATCCGAAAGGTCAAATGGTTTATGAAGTGACACTACCCAAAAATACCAAACACATCATCAAACATCAACCCGAACGAGTGCTATTGTGGGATTTGGATACCCCAAATCTGTATACATTAAAAACAATGGTAGAGACGGATGAGGTGGCTACTCGATTTGGTTTTAGAAGCTTTGAGTTCAAACCGGAAGGGTTCTATCTAAATGGCAGATTATTAAAACTCAGGGGTTTAAATCGTCATCAAAGTTACCCATATGTGGGGTATGCGATGCCCAAACGTCTTCAACAAAAAGACGCAGACATATTAAAATATGAACTGGGATTGAACATCGTACGTTCTTCACACTACCCACCATCTAAACATTTCATCGAACGTTGTGACGAGATTGGTTTATTGTTGTTTGAAGAACTCCCTGGGTGGCAACACATCGGGCAAGAAAAATTCATTCACAACGCTCTACAGTCATTAGAGGAAATGATTCTGAGGGATCGTAATCACCCATCGATTATCCTCTGGGGTGTCAGGATCAATGAATCACCAGACCACCATGATTTCTATACCCGTTCCAATGAACTAGCGAGAAGACTGGATCCGAGTAGACCTACCGGTGGGGTCAGAAATTTCGCGAAATCAGAGTTCTTAGAAGATGTTTATACCTATAACGATTTTTCACATACAGGCAACAATGCAGGTATCTTACCAAAATCTAAAATCACCAAAGCAGTCCCATATTTGGTCACAGAACACAATGGCCATATGTTTCCAACCAAAAAGTTCGATCCAGAATCTAAACGCGTTGACCACGCGCTTAGACACATGAATGTCTTGAATGCGGCTTTAAATCCAAATGAACCTGTTGCGGGAGCCATCGGTTGGTGTATGAGTGACTACAACACCCACAAAGAATTTGGTTCAGGGGATAAAATTTGTTATCATGGGGTCTTAGACATGGACCGATTACCAAAACTCGCTGCCTATGGGTATCAATCTCAACACATGAATACCCCATTCATGAAAATCACATCGACCATGCAAAATGGTGAATATGCAGGTGGTTTTTTAGAAAAAGTCGTGGTATTTACGAATGTGGATTACATTAAACTTTATCGAAACGATACGTTGATTGATACGTATTATCCTGACGTTGAACACTATAAATATCTGCCACACCCACCCATCATTATTTCCGATTTCATTGGAAAAACGTTGATGGAAAAAGAACACATGAAAGAAAAAGATGCTGAGAAAACCAAACGCATTTTGAGAAAGATTCAAAAGGATGGCAATCACCTACCGATTTGGAGTCAACTTCAGATGTTATGGCTGCTTAAAAAGTACCATTTATCCTTGAACGACGGTGTCAGAATGTTCTTTGAGTACACCAGTGGTTGGGGGTCAAAAGAAACGATATATACCTTTGAAGGTTATGTCGATGGCATAAGTGTATTAAAGGAATCCATTGAATCACTCAAGTCAACAGAATATCATCTTGAAGGCGATGATACGATGGTGATTGCAGAGACCTATGATGTTTTAAGGTTAGTTGTAAGAAAGACCAACCCGAGTGGTCAAACACTTGATTTCGCCATGGATGGATTTGTGGTTCAAACCGAAGGTCCGATTGAATTAATTAGTCCAAGTATTTCAAACTTAAATGCTGGCTCTCGTGCGATATACATTCGTTCTAAAGGATTGGGAGAAGCCAAAGTATTGGTACACTTTGAAGGCATCACGCTCACTAAAAATATCCAAGTAATATAG
- a CDS encoding DUF2161 family putative PD-(D/E)XK-type phosphodiesterase, translating into MEEKELYEPVKKLLESKGYQVKGEIKDIDVFGVKDHYTVAVELKTKVSLKLIYQAVDRQKLCDKVYIALPKEAIKSHQANLRSFVYLLKRLDIGLIRVTKDQASLFMESEGFDLSKSRAQSSRKKQALLKEFSLRESDENIGGMKGKKMTHYREKVLKIAQYLYEFKEKSPKEIKAYTGIIDTPNILQKNYYLWFKKVDRGIYTLSLMGIKAIEEIQK; encoded by the coding sequence ATGGAAGAAAAAGAATTATACGAACCTGTTAAAAAATTGCTCGAATCTAAAGGGTATCAAGTGAAAGGTGAAATCAAGGACATTGATGTATTTGGTGTGAAAGACCATTATACGGTTGCTGTAGAACTGAAAACAAAAGTATCTTTAAAATTAATCTATCAAGCCGTTGATCGCCAAAAACTGTGTGATAAAGTGTATATAGCTTTACCAAAGGAAGCCATCAAAAGCCATCAAGCAAACCTCCGCTCCTTTGTCTATTTATTGAAAAGACTGGACATCGGTTTGATTCGCGTTACTAAAGATCAAGCCAGTTTGTTCATGGAATCTGAAGGCTTTGATTTATCCAAGAGTCGTGCACAAAGTTCACGCAAGAAACAGGCGCTATTAAAGGAATTCTCACTCCGCGAAAGCGATGAAAATATCGGCGGAATGAAGGGTAAAAAAATGACACATTATCGTGAGAAAGTCTTAAAAATTGCCCAGTATCTATACGAGTTTAAAGAAAAATCACCAAAAGAAATCAAAGCCTATACAGGCATTATAGATACGCCAAATATCTTACAAAAAAACTATTATCTTTGGTTTAAAAAAGTAGACCGAGGCATTTATACATTGAGTTTAATGGGTATCAAAGCTATAGAGGAAATTCAAAAATAA
- a CDS encoding DegV family protein, with protein sequence MKIAVITDSGSNLNPAFVEKHKNLQVIPLMIVRDGEQFRDQIDITAEQIYKEIDQRNFSTSLPPMSALEAAIENVKKDGYTDVLVINISSGLSGTYNAFRLTLHEVSGVIVHQYDTKTLGAGQGYLVEYALELIEAGKQPHQIFEALDQCRFEDSLAIYTINTLKYLKKGGRIGKVEGTIGDILHIKPVITVNNDGVYVTLSKAIGMQRSLLNMKDLMIKKFGDSLIDLTVHYGDDLEKASQLGSMMSKALNVRNLNISALTPVLGIHTGPQMFAYVARRVKEQRGE encoded by the coding sequence ATGAAAATTGCAGTCATTACCGATTCGGGTTCAAATCTAAACCCAGCTTTTGTGGAAAAACACAAAAACCTACAAGTGATTCCGTTGATGATCGTTAGAGATGGCGAACAATTCCGTGATCAAATCGACATCACAGCAGAACAGATTTACAAAGAAATCGATCAAAGAAATTTCTCGACTTCATTGCCACCAATGAGTGCGCTTGAAGCGGCGATCGAAAATGTCAAAAAAGATGGCTATACCGATGTATTGGTCATCAACATCTCGTCTGGGTTGTCAGGCACTTACAATGCTTTTAGACTAACCTTACATGAAGTCAGTGGTGTCATTGTACACCAATATGACACGAAGACCTTGGGTGCAGGACAAGGCTACTTGGTTGAATACGCATTAGAACTCATCGAAGCGGGTAAACAACCACATCAAATTTTTGAAGCCCTTGACCAATGTCGTTTTGAAGATTCATTAGCGATTTACACCATCAATACCCTTAAGTATCTTAAAAAAGGTGGTAGAATCGGTAAAGTTGAAGGTACCATTGGTGATATCTTACACATTAAACCAGTCATCACTGTCAACAATGATGGTGTGTATGTCACTTTAAGTAAAGCCATTGGTATGCAAAGATCATTATTAAACATGAAAGACCTCATGATTAAGAAGTTTGGCGATAGCCTCATCGATTTAACCGTTCATTATGGCGATGATTTGGAAAAAGCATCTCAACTCGGTTCAATGATGTCTAAGGCTTTAAATGTCAGAAACTTAAATATCTCAGCATTAACCCCAGTCTTAGGTATTCATACTGGACCACAAATGTTCGCTTATGTAGCGAGAAGAGTCAAAGAACAAAGAGGTGAATAA